Proteins from a genomic interval of Stenotrophomonas sp. 24(2023):
- a CDS encoding S46 family peptidase, which produces MSPRKALPTALALGLTLAAGAHADEGMWMPTQLPDLAKPLQAAGFQGNPADLANVTAPPLSAVVRAGGGTGSFVSSDGLLLTNHHVAMGVIQYNSSPEHNLIDEGFIARGRADERPANPDFRVLVTVGFDKVTDQVLAKARGKTGRAYFDAVDAARKQIVADCERPGNVRCSVADMYYGTDFYRITQLELSDVRLVYAPPRAIGNYGDEIDNFMWPRHTGDFTLLRAYVGKDGKPAAYSKDNVPYQAPAHLQMSVEGPKEGDYAMLAGYPGITYRHRTAAEFAGQIDAVLPRRVAVFQQMIDTIEAASAKDAQARTRYASQLQSLKNNRKRAAGELEGLLRSDAKAQRAADEKAMLAATDRKYQGDITALLANLSQGAAVGERDLLLDQLAAQSQLLRSALLLERLRLESAKPDAQRESGYQQRDQALIEGVLKQVQRRYAPAVEKALLTTLLTRYQQLPDAQRVAEFDAAFGRTPEQLAKALDTLYASTQLGDEAQRLSRFAAAREGKPLAADPLIAVAGPLVVAQLRIENESKTREGEQLRLRPAYMQALFAWRAKQGRAVYPDANRTLRISYGKVEALHPRDGVTYAPVTTVAGIVEKNTNAYPFDAPKPLLAAIAKGDFGSTADPALKTQTVNFLTNLDTTGGNSGSPVLNAKGELIGLNFDSNWESVSASWWFDPRYKRAVHVDMRYLRWLLAKVYPAPELLKEMGVPAQ; this is translated from the coding sequence ATGTCGCCACGCAAAGCCCTTCCCACCGCCCTGGCCCTGGGCCTGACCCTCGCTGCGGGCGCCCATGCCGACGAAGGCATGTGGATGCCGACCCAGCTGCCGGACCTGGCCAAGCCGCTGCAGGCCGCCGGTTTCCAGGGCAACCCGGCCGACCTGGCCAACGTGACCGCACCGCCGCTGAGCGCGGTGGTACGTGCCGGCGGTGGCACCGGTTCGTTCGTGTCCAGCGACGGCCTGCTGCTGACCAACCACCACGTGGCGATGGGCGTGATCCAGTACAACAGCTCGCCCGAGCACAACCTGATCGATGAAGGTTTCATTGCCCGGGGCCGTGCCGACGAACGTCCGGCCAACCCCGATTTCCGCGTGCTGGTCACGGTGGGCTTCGACAAGGTGACCGACCAGGTGCTGGCCAAGGCCCGTGGCAAGACCGGTCGCGCCTACTTCGATGCCGTGGATGCGGCCCGCAAGCAGATCGTGGCCGACTGCGAGCGCCCTGGCAACGTGCGCTGCTCGGTGGCGGACATGTACTACGGCACCGATTTCTACCGCATCACCCAGCTGGAACTGAGTGACGTGCGCCTGGTCTACGCGCCGCCGCGCGCGATCGGCAACTACGGTGATGAGATCGACAACTTCATGTGGCCGCGCCACACCGGCGATTTCACCCTGCTGCGTGCCTACGTCGGCAAGGACGGCAAGCCGGCCGCGTACAGCAAGGACAACGTGCCCTACCAGGCACCGGCGCACCTGCAGATGTCGGTGGAAGGCCCGAAGGAAGGCGACTACGCGATGCTGGCCGGTTACCCGGGCATCACCTACCGCCACCGTACCGCGGCCGAATTTGCCGGGCAGATCGATGCCGTGCTGCCGCGCCGCGTGGCGGTGTTCCAGCAGATGATCGACACCATCGAGGCCGCCAGCGCCAAGGATGCGCAGGCGCGCACCCGCTATGCCTCGCAGCTGCAGTCGCTGAAGAACAACCGCAAGCGCGCCGCCGGTGAACTGGAAGGCCTGCTGCGCAGCGATGCCAAGGCCCAGCGTGCCGCTGATGAAAAGGCCATGCTGGCCGCGACCGACCGCAAGTACCAGGGCGACATCACGGCGCTGCTGGCCAACCTGTCGCAGGGCGCAGCGGTGGGCGAGCGTGACCTGCTGCTGGACCAGCTGGCCGCCCAGAGCCAGCTGCTGCGTTCGGCCCTGCTGCTGGAGCGGCTGCGCCTTGAATCGGCCAAGCCCGATGCGCAGCGTGAAAGCGGCTACCAGCAGCGTGACCAGGCCTTGATCGAGGGCGTGCTCAAGCAGGTGCAGCGCCGCTATGCCCCGGCGGTGGAAAAAGCCCTGCTGACCACCCTGCTGACCCGCTACCAGCAGCTGCCCGACGCGCAGCGCGTGGCCGAGTTCGACGCGGCCTTCGGCCGTACCCCGGAGCAGCTGGCCAAGGCGCTGGACACCCTCTATGCCAGCACCCAGCTGGGTGACGAGGCGCAGCGCCTGTCGCGCTTCGCCGCCGCACGCGAGGGCAAGCCGCTGGCTGCCGATCCGCTGATCGCCGTCGCCGGCCCGCTGGTGGTGGCCCAGCTGCGCATCGAGAACGAGAGCAAGACCCGCGAAGGCGAGCAGCTGCGCCTGCGCCCGGCCTACATGCAGGCGCTGTTCGCCTGGCGTGCCAAGCAGGGCCGCGCCGTGTACCCGGATGCCAACCGCACCCTGCGCATCAGCTACGGCAAGGTCGAGGCACTGCACCCGCGTGATGGTGTGACCTACGCGCCGGTGACCACCGTGGCCGGCATCGTGGAAAAGAACACCAACGCCTATCCCTTCGACGCGCCCAAGCCGCTGCTGGCGGCCATCGCCAAGGGCGACTTCGGCAGCACCGCCGATCCTGCGCTGAAGACCCAGACGGTCAATTTCCTGACCAACCTGGATACCACCGGCGGCAACTCCGGCTCGCCGGTGCTCAATGCCAAGGGCGAACTGATCGGCCTGAACTTCGACAGCAACTGGGAATCGGTCAGTGCCAGCTGGTGGTTCGACCCGCGCTACAAGCGTGCGGTGCACGTGGACATGCGCTACCTGCGCTGGCTGCTGGCCAAGGTCTACCCGGCGCCGGAACTGCTGAAGGAAATGGGCGTGCCCGCCCAGTAA
- a CDS encoding molecular chaperone HscC, with product MIVGIDLGTTHSLIGVHGPDGPRLFPNAHGELLTPSVVSLDGDAVLVGAPARERLVSRPGQSVAHFKRWMGSDRETRLGDRVFRAEELSALVLRSLLADAEAALGQKVEEAVISVPAYFSDAQRKATRAAGELAGIRVERLINEPTAAALAYGLQQRDEEGRVLVLDLGGGTFDVSLLELFEGVVEVHASAGDNFLGGEDFLQVLEQAFLAEHGLRADRISPAERAQLLRRLERLKRELSQQGQCSLDITLAGQSRAWQLDEARYAQLCEPLLQRMRTPIERALRDARLQPDALDDIVLVGGAVRMPMISRLVTRMFGRLPLRHINPDQAVALGAAVAAGLKARDQSLQETVLTDVCPYTLGTQVSRRGADGGERTGYFHPIIQRNSVVPVSREDNFFPMHDHQTLLIIDIYQGESPTVDRNIKLGELRIPLPGKGPASEKGVTTRFTYDVNGLLQVEVTEHASGTRHELILEQNPGLLSPVQIQQRLAALGNLKIHPRDAQQNLAVVARLERLYAEYIDQRQTLQEWLAQFRSALDSQDLPRIARDRDELSQALDTLERSP from the coding sequence ATGATCGTCGGCATCGACCTGGGGACGACCCACTCGCTCATCGGTGTTCACGGCCCGGACGGGCCGCGGCTGTTTCCCAATGCCCACGGCGAACTGCTGACACCCTCGGTGGTCAGCCTTGATGGCGATGCGGTGCTGGTGGGTGCCCCCGCCCGCGAACGCCTGGTCAGCCGCCCCGGCCAGAGCGTGGCCCATTTCAAGCGCTGGATGGGCAGCGACCGGGAAACCCGGCTCGGTGACCGTGTGTTCCGCGCCGAGGAACTGTCGGCGCTGGTGCTGCGTTCGCTGCTGGCCGATGCCGAAGCCGCGCTCGGCCAGAAGGTGGAGGAAGCCGTGATCAGCGTGCCGGCCTACTTTTCCGACGCCCAGCGCAAGGCCACCCGTGCCGCCGGCGAACTGGCCGGCATCCGCGTCGAGCGCCTGATCAACGAGCCCACCGCCGCCGCGCTGGCCTATGGCCTGCAGCAGCGCGACGAAGAAGGCCGGGTGCTGGTGCTGGACCTGGGGGGCGGTACCTTCGATGTGTCCCTGCTGGAGCTGTTCGAGGGCGTGGTCGAAGTCCACGCCAGCGCCGGTGACAATTTCCTGGGCGGCGAGGATTTCCTGCAGGTGCTTGAGCAGGCGTTCCTGGCCGAGCATGGGCTGCGTGCCGACAGGATCAGCCCGGCCGAGCGCGCCCAGCTGCTGCGCCGCCTGGAACGGCTCAAGCGCGAACTGAGCCAGCAGGGCCAGTGCAGCCTGGACATCACCCTGGCCGGCCAGTCGCGGGCCTGGCAGCTGGACGAGGCACGCTACGCGCAGCTGTGCGAACCACTGCTGCAGCGCATGCGCACGCCGATCGAACGGGCCCTGCGTGATGCCCGCCTGCAGCCGGATGCACTGGATGACATCGTGCTGGTGGGCGGTGCGGTGCGCATGCCGATGATCAGCCGCCTGGTGACCCGCATGTTCGGTCGCCTGCCGCTGCGTCACATCAATCCGGACCAGGCCGTGGCACTGGGCGCGGCCGTCGCCGCCGGGCTCAAGGCCCGCGACCAGTCGCTGCAGGAAACCGTGCTGACCGATGTCTGCCCGTACACCCTGGGCACGCAGGTATCGCGGCGCGGCGCCGATGGTGGCGAACGCACGGGCTACTTCCACCCCATCATCCAGCGCAACAGCGTGGTGCCGGTCAGCCGGGAAGACAATTTCTTCCCGATGCACGACCACCAGACCCTGTTGATCATCGACATCTACCAGGGCGAAAGCCCTACGGTGGACCGCAACATCAAGCTGGGCGAGCTGCGCATTCCCCTGCCCGGCAAAGGCCCGGCGTCGGAAAAGGGCGTGACCACGCGCTTCACCTATGACGTCAACGGGCTGCTGCAGGTGGAGGTGACCGAACATGCCAGCGGCACCCGCCACGAGCTGATCCTGGAGCAGAACCCTGGCCTGCTCTCGCCGGTGCAGATCCAGCAGCGTCTTGCGGCGCTGGGCAACCTGAAGATCCACCCGCGCGATGCCCAGCAGAATCTGGCCGTGGTGGCGCGCCTGGAACGCCTCTACGCCGAATACATCGACCAGCGCCAGACGCTGCAGGAATGGCTGGCGCAGTTCCGCAGCGCGCTGGACAGCCAGGACCTGCCACGCATCGCGCGGGATCGCGACGAACTCAGCCAGGCGCTGGATACGCTGGAGCGCAGCCCGTGA
- a CDS encoding molecular chaperone DnaJ, which translates to MSWGLDVLELGQDADERSIKRAYAKRLRVTRPDDDPVAFQQLHEAYQAALSWVQQHPRAPSGDDPGMPWEPSVEAGQDVPLPDPPAVHDAVMHGHDPVRLVEDRGTSFAVPAHASTPTEAPLRSIETMVADILQKLRTPDGVVPAADLAAWLQAQPELWSLQGKPRIGWGVLEQLQEQAPPVHRDVFDALATGFGWDDVHSGIDAMQLQWIAHRCEQAWLMSPAGQRTLAWQVSQRQGTVTLPDMPAVLERLRRPRSRWRNVLQALPRSRPDTTVFTLAVLGYWPERQVPPGLSAPQVAFWSRFGSRDDPMRFRIGSLRAWLAGVFCGLVCLLGVVNSWPLAPSEGGLPGSSVAALVLAIGTVLIPAGWYLWSGLRRLILWQSEPAPSGDGRRIALIPLLVLAIAGVLLGLGYASVAPLLDVVLGRGLVFALVMLALAGVNGQRHRLGKADEHTIDRFAFFPGMVLPWLGLLIALGYWAYGLLLRRRQPGQY; encoded by the coding sequence GTGAGCTGGGGCCTGGACGTACTGGAACTGGGCCAGGATGCTGACGAGCGCAGCATCAAGCGCGCCTACGCCAAGCGCCTGCGCGTCACCCGCCCGGATGACGACCCGGTAGCGTTCCAGCAGCTGCACGAGGCCTACCAGGCGGCGCTGTCATGGGTGCAGCAGCACCCACGCGCGCCCAGCGGCGACGATCCCGGCATGCCATGGGAGCCGTCGGTGGAGGCGGGGCAGGATGTACCGCTGCCGGACCCGCCAGCGGTACACGATGCCGTCATGCACGGGCATGATCCGGTGCGCCTGGTGGAAGACAGGGGGACGTCGTTCGCCGTGCCCGCGCATGCCTCCACCCCGACCGAAGCCCCGTTGCGAAGCATCGAAACGATGGTGGCGGACATCCTGCAGAAGCTGCGCACGCCCGATGGCGTGGTGCCCGCTGCCGATCTGGCGGCATGGCTGCAGGCGCAGCCGGAGCTGTGGTCACTGCAGGGCAAGCCGCGCATCGGCTGGGGCGTGCTGGAGCAGTTGCAGGAACAGGCACCGCCCGTGCATCGGGACGTCTTCGACGCGCTGGCCACCGGTTTCGGCTGGGATGACGTGCACAGCGGCATCGACGCCATGCAGCTGCAATGGATCGCCCACCGCTGCGAACAGGCCTGGCTGATGTCGCCCGCTGGCCAGCGGACCCTGGCCTGGCAGGTGTCACAGCGGCAGGGAACGGTCACGCTGCCCGACATGCCTGCAGTGCTGGAGCGCCTGCGCCGGCCCCGCAGCCGGTGGCGCAACGTGCTGCAGGCCCTGCCGCGATCACGACCGGACACCACCGTGTTCACCCTGGCCGTACTCGGCTACTGGCCGGAGCGGCAGGTACCACCGGGCCTGTCCGCGCCACAGGTGGCGTTCTGGTCCCGCTTCGGCAGCCGCGACGACCCGATGCGCTTCCGCATCGGCAGCCTGCGCGCCTGGCTGGCAGGGGTGTTCTGCGGCCTGGTCTGCCTGCTGGGCGTGGTCAACAGCTGGCCACTGGCCCCCTCGGAAGGCGGGCTGCCGGGCAGCAGCGTCGCCGCACTGGTGCTGGCCATCGGCACGGTGCTGATACCGGCCGGGTGGTACCTGTGGAGCGGCCTGCGGCGCCTGATCCTCTGGCAGTCCGAGCCGGCGCCATCGGGGGACGGGCGGCGGATCGCGCTGATTCCCCTGCTGGTCCTGGCCATCGCCGGCGTGCTGCTGGGGCTCGGCTACGCCAGCGTGGCGCCATTGCTGGATGTGGTGCTGGGGCGTGGGCTGGTGTTCGCGCTGGTGATGCTGGCACTGGCCGGGGTCAACGGCCAGCGCCACCGGCTGGGCAAGGCCGACGAACACACCATTGACCGGTTCGCGTTCTTCCCCGGCATGGTGCTGCCCTGGCTGGGGCTGCTGATCGCGCTGGGCTACTGGGCCTACGGGCTGTTGCTGCGGCGCAGGCAGCCCGGGCAGTACTGA